The window GACTCAACTTTGCAGACCATGAGGTCCATGGTCATAGTCATTAGACAAAACATGATATGAGACCTAAGTAATTTTTCTTATATGTTGTGAAGTTCTCTCAATATCTGGAAGTAATAGGATATCTGGTTTAATTCCTGAATCATTAGCTCTTAAAGTTTCTCATTATTGAATTAGGCGTTTTTTTTTTTTACTTTTGTTCTCCTGAATGTTAGGTTTTCTTAGTTTTTTTTTTTTTTTTTTTAAAGGTGTTTTGTAGTGGTAGGAACTAAACCAAGTATGTCGCCATGGTATGAAATTTAAAAGATACTTACAGTTTGCGTCTGTTTTGATCCAGTGCTCTTCATTTCTTTTCAAATCATTGCCATTCAGCCTGTATTGAGGCATGTCCATGTACTTATTACAGTTTTTGGTCCCCTCCTTTAACTTTGACTCTTGGGGCAACCTTCTATTCTCTTCACCCATGAGCTTCAGATTCCTATTACAGCCACCAATGTCACTGGAGTTGCTCTTGTCCTTGTATTTCTTTGACTTGATAATTTCTTTTTCAGCTATAGAGCCTTCAGGATGAACCTTTCTTTGAAACATACGTAATACCTGCATTCAACACAATATGAAAAAGTTGAATGGGAAGTCGTCTTCAATATCTATTGTCATGTAAGTTGAGGGACCATCTGGTAGTTTCGGGTAGAACATCAAGAAAACAGAATTGTGTTTCTGATGAGACATTTATCACATGGATCCTGTACTTATGCTTTGCCATAAATAAGGTTCCCTGGCTGGATTTTTGATTTCCAGAGAACATCACCTGGCAAAATCACCTGCTTTTGAGTGTATCCCTATATACACCACACTAGCTGAGATTACTTTCATCCTAAATCTGCCTCACACAATTAAATTTGTATGATGCCAGTAATACATCCTTTGTGTGTTGAAGTTGTAAACCACTCAGCAGCAAGGTACCTTTTGTACAGATGCTTAGAACAGATCATGGATAGTATCTGATTGACATACTTATATGTTGGTCGCTATATTAGGAAATGCAATGATGTATCCATGGCATGTGCATATGTTCATACATGAGTGTGTGGTATGTGTCTGTGTATAACCAAGAGCCATCAGATATGCTGTTCAGCTATGGGAACCTGACCTTATGGGGTTTCTTCTTGGTAGAAACAGAATCAGATGCCTCACCAAGTTTCTCTAGGATGGCAGGATCGGTTGGATGACCACTAGTAGATGTGGGGCTCTTGGAAGAGGCATAGAGTTTTTTTATTATCTTCTTCATGGAAGCTGTGGCAGATTTACTTTTTTGCTTGGGATCTATCTCACTCTTCTCGAAATTTTCAGTCATTTTGGTCCTATCAAACAACTCTTGTAGTGATGTCTTTTCTTTCTTTGCTTCTGTGCTCATTTGTGGTACTTCAACTGAGGACCCAAGCAGATATTCTTGGAGGGGACACACCACTGTTGCACAGTACTCTTCATCTTCAGAGTCCTCCATTCCCCAGCCACCGAGTGTGATAGTGCTAACATGACTGTCTCTTGCTGATGATGGACAGAGTCCTTCCCTTGTCTCGGCCTGAAGAAACCTCTCTGGCTCATAGCTGATGAGCTTCAAGTCATTTTCTGTGACCTTTGGCTTTTGCTCAGTTAAGTTCTCTAAAGGTGTTGCAAAAGTTGGTGTCACTGGTTCACTGGCATTTGTTTCCAAGCCAAGAGTTCCAATGGTGAGAAAGCCATGAAACAGCTCTGGGGCAATAACGGATGTTTCTTCTCCTTCTCTCCTGTCTTCAAATTCCGAAAAAGATTTCTTCTGGTCCTTCCTAGGTCGCTCTAAGAACGTAGATCCATGTCTGTGATGGATGGTCGGTTTTGTATAGGCATCTTTGTCATCATCTGATGGCCAAGCTGAAATTTGTTACAGAAAGAATTAGATTACTGAAAATAACTAGAGATGAAAGACTTCATCTGTTCATATTAATGAAAGTGGTGCTGCATTTCTGGACATTTAAACTGGTTTATCTGTAGGTTAAATGATTTCATTAGGTACCTACTAGCAGTTGTATGATTTGTAGCATAAGGTGCTCCTAATGATTTTCCCAGGAGTGATAGTGGTTATGTGCAATATCTATAAAACATTGGCTACTTGGGGCAATATGGATTTTGAGGAATCATAAATCCTAATAGCTCGACAGGGTTTTACTTGAGATGCCGAGTTCTGGGGAAGGAAAAAAAAAAAAAAAACAGGAGAAACGGAATCTCTACATTTGGTTGTCATGTAATTTGTGAAGAAAACAGAAGAAAAGTAGTAGGAATACCAATACTGAGATCCTTGAGAGGTTCAATGCTACTCTGCTGAAATTTTTGGTGCACCCACTGTAACAGCTGCATCAATGGTTTATGAAGATGAAGTTGAGTAGACTGAAAATAACATCTCATTCATTTGGTATGCGTTTATACTAACCTTCATTTTTTAACCTGTCTTGGAGGGATTGATGTTATATTGATTCAGTAACCATTGGAGGCAATTAATAGATGTAAATGTAGTTTGCAAGGAAGATACGATATAAAGAGTCACAGAATGATCTGATAAAGATATTTCAATTTGACTTCTGAATAAAGTGGAAGTCACTGATTGATACAAGGGTCTGATAAGGTTGAGTAGAGAGATCCATTTAGAAAGATACAAGATTGTGGTTGGCTGCTCTTATCAAAGGCCAAATCATCTAGACAAATTGGGGTTTGGTTTGAACACCATGAAACTGTTCTTCTGTCTTTGTGCATATCTGTGTTTTCTTCAAGTTAGCCTCAAAGGTACAATAAAAGTGCCAGACGTCATCGATAAGATATATAATAACATGTAAACACAAACGTGTCTTCTAGATTGCCATATATCTGTAAACAATTCTCTTTTAGTTGGTGCAACAATGCACAGGACGACGAGAGTGGGCAGTGTACATGTTTTGCTGGTGAAAATATACATGTTTTTGTATTGTTGGATCTAATTGAGCTTCTGTCATTGAGCATATTACAAGAGTTAATGCAATGTAGTTTTTTGGGATTCACTCGTTCATTTTCAGTGAAAATTGTATTAGCTATATTTTCATTTTTCACCTTATTATTAAAGCTGTTCATTGCATGTTAAAAGTAATCCAGTGTTGGTTCTAGAGAGCAGTACTGAAGTTAACTTATTATAATGAAATGTTGATCACAGGACAAGTGTAGGGCCATTTTTGCTTCAATTACACTGATGAAGCTTCTCTGCGTGCAGCTTATGAATCTGAATTTGCCATATAGTGATGTAATCTACCCGCTTTGGCCTTAATTTCTCCCTGTTGTTTTGTACTTAATTAAGACCCTTCCTGCAGGTATGATTGTGACATATATGATATATTAGCTCAGAGGCTAGCATTCTCCCACCTGCCTTGTTTACTATGTTCAAGTATCTTCTCCATCGAGGAGGCAGCAGGACAACGGTGCTGGCCCAGAAATATCTGCATATACCCCACAAGCATCTCTGGAAGTAGGGTAAGGAAGTAGAAAGCTGTTGTAGGCTTACAGACAAGAGCAATGCATTCATGCATCCGTCTCTGACTAGATCTTTTAAGAGTGGGGAAACACAGAGAAATGAACTACTAAAAGGAAGGTGAAGAGTCACGGTGTGAGTTTGTTCGGTTTTCCCGAGTTTGGTGTATAACTTTGTGGAGGTAAGTTTGTGCTAAAATGACAATAATTTGAGTTCGATGGTATACCATCTTTGTTCTCCCTCTCCCTCTTTTGCATGAAAATTTGCATGTGTCTCCCACTAGAATTGATTGCGGCAAGCTTGCTCAAGTATGCCAACTTTGCAATCAATAATGCTCAATCGGGTGTTGAGCATCCTCATTTTTAGCTATCCAACGAAGAGCTACGATACGCAGGTGTCGGATATCACTCACTGATCAAATTGATGTTATTATTGTTCTTATGGTTCTTATTTGTATGGAATTATTGCGTTTTGATTGACGATGAGTAGGGTAAGCCCATACATTAATCTTCTGTTGCTGCTTTAGCAGGTGAATTCAATAATTTAGCCCCATAATCAGTCTCTTTTTTCTAGACGGATTATGCACAGTTGTTTCTTAAATCTTTTATGATGATAACATATCATTCAACTTTGGTTTTGTTGATGAGCTTTTGCGTTCACAACAACTATATTATGAAACTTCCCTACTTTCTTTCCTGTTCTTATTAAGCCACTTGTGTCATGTATTACGTATACTCGGAATTCTTTTGGTAGTAATTTGTCCTACTCCCTTGTCCGCAGTTAATCAATTCCATTCAAGATTGAAGTGTCCGTTACTTGCATCACTCATTCGTGCATATTTCAGTTGGGTGGACTATAGCTCTTGTATTTCTCATGTCGGTATTTCCCATGTCGAGTTCAGGTCCAGAAATGACACCACTGACTTGTTGATGCACCTTTTTTTTGTTTTTTTTTGAGAGTATCCTTAAAGGCTTTCTAAGCCCATAGACTAATCCGCGCCGATGGATCTTGTCAGAAACTCAGAACGCTTCCTCCTTTTTAGCCACTAAGAAAACAGTTTGATGCACTTAATATGTGCTATCTAATGTCATCCTCTGTTTCTCTGCTCTTAAGCTTCGCATTTCACCAAAACACTTCCACAGATAAAAGGGATAACGTTTCAGAGCTGCATTTGGATTATTTGGGTCAGACTGCGCAGCCCAATGGGCTGAAACATTAATGGGTTACATTCCCAATGAACCTACTCACCCGGAAATAAACACGCGGCAAATTATAAGTGGAGGCGGCAAATACCAACAACCTTTCAAAACACGCTACCAGATACAAATCCTCAACTACCTGAAATCCTGTATCCTCTAGAATTTGAAGAATCCGTTGACCCTGAAATCCCTATTGACAGATTCTCAAAAGTCATGGGGACCGAGACGACCTCCGTGGAGATATCTGAGCCGTTGCTGCTCGACGATTCAGACAAAATCAAGGCCGTTGAGACCGTCGACGACGACCGAGTGCCGGAATGGAGAGATCAAATCACGATCAGAGGGCTGGTGGTCAGCGCCGTGCTGGGGACTCTCTTCTGCATCATCACACACAAGCTCAATCTGACGGTGGGGATCATCCCGTCGTTGAACGTCGCCGCCGGTCTGCTAGGGTTCTTCTTCGTCAAGTCGTGGACCGGGTTCTTGGCCCAATTAGGGTTTGAGGTTAAGCCCTTCACAAGGCAAGAGAACACTGTCATCCAAACTTGCGTCGTCGCTTGCTATGGCCTCGCCTTCAGCGGTAACCTTGCTCTCTAATTAATTGTTAATCAGCTCTTAATCACTGTGTTTCAATGTTTTTATTGTAATTAAGTTTCTGGGTATTGGTTTTATTTCGCAATTTGTGTTGGGTAGTATGAACATTGTTGGTAGATGATATAAAGGTTGCATCTTTAGGACCAGAACTTGTGTGTTTGGTATGCATTTTGGTTTATTGGTGATATTGAGAAATATGAAATTGGTGACAGGGGGATTCGGTTCGTATTTGGTTGCAATGGATGAAAAAACATATAAGCTTATCGGTGAGGATTACCCTGGTAACAGGGCAGAAGATGTTATTAATCCAGGCTTATGGTGGATGACTGGTTTCCTGGTTGTTGTCAGCTTCCTTGGACTTTTTAGTCTCGTTCCACTTCGCAAGGTAACTACTTCAGCTTTGGTGCTAGTCTAGGATGTTGGGTTTTTTGTTTATGTATTATGTAGTTGGTGTGTTCCTATAGTTGCTTGTTAGCTTCCATGGATCTGCTTTTCGCAATGTGTTTTTAGTTTGCTGTCGAAGAACATGCTCAATTTATATGCCTAGTTATTAACCTTTCAGAGGAACTTTTGTCTATTAGTTTGTAAATTGGCCTGGCTATTTTAAGACAAAGTTTTGACTTGCCTGTTGGCCACTATGATCGTTGTAGTTGAAAGTATCCTCACTTGAGTCACTTCTATATGCTTCTGAAATCAGGTTATGGTCATGGATTACAAACTTACGTACCCCAGTGGGACTGCCACAGCAATGTTGATAAATAGCTTTCACACTAAAAGTGGTGCAGAGCTTGCCGGGTAAAATCTTCATCTCAACTTCATCAAATGCCACCCTGCTCATTCTTTCCTGTTAGAAAAATGAATTTAATATCCTAATTACTTTCTATCTGTCTTTATTAAATTGAGACATGCGGTCATAGTGAATCATTTTATTTAATATTCTAAAATCAATATGTACTCCTTTTATTGCAGGAAGCAAGTGCATTGTCTTGGAAAGTATTTAAGCATGAGTCTAATCTGGAGCTGCTTTAAGTGGTTCTTTAGTGGTATTGGAGATTCATGTGGGTTTGACAACTTTCCTAGCCTTGGATTGGCACTTTTTAAGAACACGTAAGTCTAGGTCTTTTTTATTTGTCTTCGTTTGATTCTTCTAATTGAGTCTAATACCCTTCCCATCCCATCCCTTCCTTCACCCCCTCCCTTCGACCCTCATTTTCACCACTTCATTATAAGTTGAGGTAGGTACTGACTAACACTACTTTGTTCGAGCCACTGGTGGTAGCTGGTGTTGAGAAACAAAATACTTTGTTTATGGATTAGAAGTGAAGTTGTCCATATTGACATGATTCACTGTGTGCAGGTTTTATTTCGATTTCAGTCCTACTTATGTCGGATGTGGTCTTATATGCCCTCACATTGTAAACTGCTCAGTGCTTTTTGGGGCTATCATATCATGGGGTTTCCTTTGGCCTCTCATCTCCCAACATGCTGGGCACTGGTATCCAGCTGACCTAGGTAGCAATGATTTCAAAGGTCTTTATGGTTATAAGGTATTGTGGAATCCTTTCTGTTGGAGGTAACACTGCCATTATTAAAGCAATATTGATGTTTGGCTCAATGATGATCATACTTGATCCGTAATGTTCGTTTACAGGTCTTCATAGCTATTGCCCTTATTTTGGGGGATGGTCTATACAATTTGATCAAGATTATAGCCATTACTCTCAAGGAAATATGCAATAAAAGTAGTAAACAGAGCAACCTTCCTTTGGTTAAAGAAAAGTTGGGTGAGTATTCATATGATGTCTAATGTTCATGGATAATTGAT of the Fragaria vesca subsp. vesca linkage group LG6, FraVesHawaii_1.0, whole genome shotgun sequence genome contains:
- the LOC101307240 gene encoding probable metal-nicotianamine transporter YSL6-like; amino-acid sequence: MGTETTSVEISEPLLLDDSDKIKAVETVDDDRVPEWRDQITIRGLVVSAVLGTLFCIITHKLNLTVGIIPSLNVAAGLLGFFFVKSWTGFLAQLGFEVKPFTRQENTVIQTCVVACYGLAFSGGFGSYLVAMDEKTYKLIGEDYPGNRAEDVINPGLWWMTGFLVVVSFLGLFSLVPLRKVMVMDYKLTYPSGTATAMLINSFHTKSGAELAGKQVHCLGKYLSMSLIWSCFKWFFSGIGDSCGFDNFPSLGLALFKNTFYFDFSPTYVGCGLICPHIVNCSVLFGAIISWGFLWPLISQHAGHWYPADLGSNDFKGLYGYKVFIAIALILGDGLYNLIKIIAITLKEICNKSSKQSNLPLVKEKLDGESSEVILEQKKRDEVFLKDRIPNWVAGSGYVALVAISTATMPIIFPPLKWYLVLCSYILAPALAFCNSYGTGLTDWNLTSTYGKIGLFIMASLVGSDGGVIAGLAASGVMMSIVSTAADLMQDFKTGYLTMSSAKSMFISQLVGTAMGCVIAPLTFWLFWTAFDIGSPDGPYKAPYAVIFREMAILGIEGFSELPKHCLAMCCGFFVAAVVINLLRDVTPKKVSQYIPIPMAMAVPFYIGAYFAIDMFVGTVILFIWERVNRKNSEDFSGAVASGLICGDGIWTIPSAILSIFKVNPPICMYFGPSMSS